A section of the Delphinus delphis chromosome 1, mDelDel1.2, whole genome shotgun sequence genome encodes:
- the HAO2 gene encoding 2-Hydroxyacid oxidase 2 isoform X4 codes for MPLVCLRDFEAHAREQLSKSTWDFIEGGADECLTRDDNIAAFKKIRLRPRYLKDVSKVDTRTTIQGEEISTPICIAPTGFHCLAWPDGEMSTARAAQAAGICYITSTYASCSLEDIVATAPGGLRWFQLYVHPNRQLNKQLIQKVESLGFKALVITVDVPKIGNRRHNITNQVDLMKNLLLKDLGSPEKGNLMPYLQMSPIDSSICWDDLSWFQSMTRLPIILKGILTKEDAELAVKHNVHGIIVSNHGGRQLDEVPASIDALTEVVASVKGKIEVYLDGGIRTGNDVLKALALGAKCVFLGRPILWGLAYKAAGRLLRSVGT; via the exons ATGCCCTTGGTGTGTTTGAGAGACTTTGAGGCCCATGCACGGGAGCAGCTGTCTAAGTCAACTTGGGACTTTATTGAAGGAGGAGCTGATGAGTGCCTCACGCGGGATGACAACATCGCAGCATTTAAAAA AATCCGCCTCCGTCCCCGGTACCTGAAAGATGTGTCAAAGGTGGACACGCGGACCACAATCCAAGGGGAGGAGATCAGCACCCCCATTTGCATCGCACCCACGGGTTTCCACTGCCTTGCCTGGCCTGATGGAGAAATGAGCACAGCCAGAG CTGCGCAAGCAGCCGGTATCTGTTACATCACCAGCACGTATGCCAGCTGTAGCCTTGAAGACATTGTTGCCACTGCCCCCGGGGGCCTGCGATGGTTCCAACTGTATGTGCACCCAAACAGGCAGCTAAACAAACAGCTGATCCAAAAGGTAGAATCCCTGGGTTTCAAAGCTCTGGTAATCACTGTGGATGTACCCAAAATTGGCAACAGACGACACAACATTACAAACCAAGTGGACTTGATGAAGAACTTACTGCTAAAAGATCTCGGATCACCTGAGAAG GGAAATTTAATGCCTTATCTCCAGATGTCCCCCATCGACTCATCCATTTGCTGGGATGATCTCTCCTGGTTTCAGAGCATGACTCGATTGCCCATCATCCTTAAGGGGATCTTGACAAAAGAGGATGCAGAGTTAGCTGTGAAGCACAATGTCCATGGCATCATTGTTTCCAACCATGGTGGGAGGCAGCTTGATGAGGTTCCTGCTTCT ATCGATGCCTTGACAGAAGTGGTGGCTTCTGTGAAAGGGAAAATTGAAGTGTACCTGGATGGTGGCATCCGAACCGGCAATGATGTGCTGAAGGCTCTGGCCCTCGGGGCTAAATGCGTTTTTCTGGGGAGACCCATCCTATGGGGTCTTGCCTACAAG
- the HAO2 gene encoding 2-Hydroxyacid oxidase 2 isoform X2, with protein MPLVCLRDFEAHAREQLSKSTWDFIEGGADECLTRDDNIAAFKKIRLRPRYLKDVSKVDTRTTIQGEEISTPICIAPTGFHCLAWPDGEMSTARAAQAAGICYITSTYASCSLEDIVATAPGGLRWFQLYVHPNRQLNKQLIQKVESLGFKALVITVDVPKIGNRRHNITNQVDLMKNLLLKDLGSPEKGNLMPYLQMSPIDSSICWDDLSWFQSMTRLPIILKGILTKEDAELAVKHNVHGIIVSNHGGRQLDEVPASIDALTEVVASVKGKIEVYLDGGIRTGNDVLKALALGAKCVFLGRPILWGLAYKGEHGVEEVLNILKNEFHTSMTLTGCRSVAEISRDLIQFSRM; from the exons ATGCCCTTGGTGTGTTTGAGAGACTTTGAGGCCCATGCACGGGAGCAGCTGTCTAAGTCAACTTGGGACTTTATTGAAGGAGGAGCTGATGAGTGCCTCACGCGGGATGACAACATCGCAGCATTTAAAAA AATCCGCCTCCGTCCCCGGTACCTGAAAGATGTGTCAAAGGTGGACACGCGGACCACAATCCAAGGGGAGGAGATCAGCACCCCCATTTGCATCGCACCCACGGGTTTCCACTGCCTTGCCTGGCCTGATGGAGAAATGAGCACAGCCAGAG CTGCGCAAGCAGCCGGTATCTGTTACATCACCAGCACGTATGCCAGCTGTAGCCTTGAAGACATTGTTGCCACTGCCCCCGGGGGCCTGCGATGGTTCCAACTGTATGTGCACCCAAACAGGCAGCTAAACAAACAGCTGATCCAAAAGGTAGAATCCCTGGGTTTCAAAGCTCTGGTAATCACTGTGGATGTACCCAAAATTGGCAACAGACGACACAACATTACAAACCAAGTGGACTTGATGAAGAACTTACTGCTAAAAGATCTCGGATCACCTGAGAAG GGAAATTTAATGCCTTATCTCCAGATGTCCCCCATCGACTCATCCATTTGCTGGGATGATCTCTCCTGGTTTCAGAGCATGACTCGATTGCCCATCATCCTTAAGGGGATCTTGACAAAAGAGGATGCAGAGTTAGCTGTGAAGCACAATGTCCATGGCATCATTGTTTCCAACCATGGTGGGAGGCAGCTTGATGAGGTTCCTGCTTCT ATCGATGCCTTGACAGAAGTGGTGGCTTCTGTGAAAGGGAAAATTGAAGTGTACCTGGATGGTGGCATCCGAACCGGCAATGATGTGCTGAAGGCTCTGGCCCTCGGGGCTAAATGCGTTTTTCTGGGGAGACCCATCCTATGGGGTCTTGCCTACAAG GGTGAACATGGTGTTGAGGaagttttgaacattttaaaaaacgaaTTCCACACTTCCATGACCCTGACAG
- the HAO2 gene encoding 2-Hydroxyacid oxidase 2 isoform X1, translated as MPLVCLRDFEAHAREQLSKSTWDFIEGGADECLTRDDNIAAFKKIRLRPRYLKDVSKVDTRTTIQGEEISTPICIAPTGFHCLAWPDGEMSTARAAQAAGICYITSTYASCSLEDIVATAPGGLRWFQLYVHPNRQLNKQLIQKVESLGFKALVITVDVPKIGNRRHNITNQVDLMKNLLLKDLGSPEKGNLMPYLQMSPIDSSICWDDLSWFQSMTRLPIILKGILTKEDAELAVKHNVHGIIVSNHGGRQLDEVPASIDALTEVVASVKGKIEVYLDGGIRTGNDVLKALALGAKCVFLGRPILWGLAYKGEHGVEEVLNILKNEFHTSMTLTDGNQLQCERQTRRTPIRPPPTPQF; from the exons ATGCCCTTGGTGTGTTTGAGAGACTTTGAGGCCCATGCACGGGAGCAGCTGTCTAAGTCAACTTGGGACTTTATTGAAGGAGGAGCTGATGAGTGCCTCACGCGGGATGACAACATCGCAGCATTTAAAAA AATCCGCCTCCGTCCCCGGTACCTGAAAGATGTGTCAAAGGTGGACACGCGGACCACAATCCAAGGGGAGGAGATCAGCACCCCCATTTGCATCGCACCCACGGGTTTCCACTGCCTTGCCTGGCCTGATGGAGAAATGAGCACAGCCAGAG CTGCGCAAGCAGCCGGTATCTGTTACATCACCAGCACGTATGCCAGCTGTAGCCTTGAAGACATTGTTGCCACTGCCCCCGGGGGCCTGCGATGGTTCCAACTGTATGTGCACCCAAACAGGCAGCTAAACAAACAGCTGATCCAAAAGGTAGAATCCCTGGGTTTCAAAGCTCTGGTAATCACTGTGGATGTACCCAAAATTGGCAACAGACGACACAACATTACAAACCAAGTGGACTTGATGAAGAACTTACTGCTAAAAGATCTCGGATCACCTGAGAAG GGAAATTTAATGCCTTATCTCCAGATGTCCCCCATCGACTCATCCATTTGCTGGGATGATCTCTCCTGGTTTCAGAGCATGACTCGATTGCCCATCATCCTTAAGGGGATCTTGACAAAAGAGGATGCAGAGTTAGCTGTGAAGCACAATGTCCATGGCATCATTGTTTCCAACCATGGTGGGAGGCAGCTTGATGAGGTTCCTGCTTCT ATCGATGCCTTGACAGAAGTGGTGGCTTCTGTGAAAGGGAAAATTGAAGTGTACCTGGATGGTGGCATCCGAACCGGCAATGATGTGCTGAAGGCTCTGGCCCTCGGGGCTAAATGCGTTTTTCTGGGGAGACCCATCCTATGGGGTCTTGCCTACAAG GGTGAACATGGTGTTGAGGaagttttgaacattttaaaaaacgaaTTCCACACTTCCATGACCCTGACAG
- the HAO2 gene encoding 2-Hydroxyacid oxidase 2 isoform X3, with product MPLVCLRDFEAHAREQLSKSTWDFIEGGADECLTRDDNIAAFKKIRLRPRYLKDVSKVDTRTTIQGEEISTPICIAPTGFHCLAWPDGEMSTARAAQAAGICYITSTYASCSLEDIVATAPGGLRWFQLYVHPNRQLNKQLIQKVESLGFKALVITVDVPKIGNRRHNITNQVDLMKNLLLKDLGSPEKGNLMPYLQMSPIDSSICWDDLSWFQSMTRLPIILKGILTKEDAELAVKHNVHGIIVSNHGGRQLDEVPASIDALTEVVASVKGKIEVYLDGGIRTGNDVLKALALGAKCVFLGRPILWGLAYKGEHGVEEVLNILKNEFHTSMTLTETSSRSKEIMNQEL from the exons ATGCCCTTGGTGTGTTTGAGAGACTTTGAGGCCCATGCACGGGAGCAGCTGTCTAAGTCAACTTGGGACTTTATTGAAGGAGGAGCTGATGAGTGCCTCACGCGGGATGACAACATCGCAGCATTTAAAAA AATCCGCCTCCGTCCCCGGTACCTGAAAGATGTGTCAAAGGTGGACACGCGGACCACAATCCAAGGGGAGGAGATCAGCACCCCCATTTGCATCGCACCCACGGGTTTCCACTGCCTTGCCTGGCCTGATGGAGAAATGAGCACAGCCAGAG CTGCGCAAGCAGCCGGTATCTGTTACATCACCAGCACGTATGCCAGCTGTAGCCTTGAAGACATTGTTGCCACTGCCCCCGGGGGCCTGCGATGGTTCCAACTGTATGTGCACCCAAACAGGCAGCTAAACAAACAGCTGATCCAAAAGGTAGAATCCCTGGGTTTCAAAGCTCTGGTAATCACTGTGGATGTACCCAAAATTGGCAACAGACGACACAACATTACAAACCAAGTGGACTTGATGAAGAACTTACTGCTAAAAGATCTCGGATCACCTGAGAAG GGAAATTTAATGCCTTATCTCCAGATGTCCCCCATCGACTCATCCATTTGCTGGGATGATCTCTCCTGGTTTCAGAGCATGACTCGATTGCCCATCATCCTTAAGGGGATCTTGACAAAAGAGGATGCAGAGTTAGCTGTGAAGCACAATGTCCATGGCATCATTGTTTCCAACCATGGTGGGAGGCAGCTTGATGAGGTTCCTGCTTCT ATCGATGCCTTGACAGAAGTGGTGGCTTCTGTGAAAGGGAAAATTGAAGTGTACCTGGATGGTGGCATCCGAACCGGCAATGATGTGCTGAAGGCTCTGGCCCTCGGGGCTAAATGCGTTTTTCTGGGGAGACCCATCCTATGGGGTCTTGCCTACAAG GGTGAACATGGTGTTGAGGaagttttgaacattttaaaaaacgaaTTCCACACTTCCATGACCCTGACAG
- the HAO2 gene encoding 2-Hydroxyacid oxidase 2 isoform X5 produces the protein MHGSSCLSQLGTLLKEELMSASRGMTTSQHLKTAQAAGICYITSTYASCSLEDIVATAPGGLRWFQLYVHPNRQLNKQLIQKVESLGFKALVITVDVPKIGNRRHNITNQVDLMKNLLLKDLGSPEKGNLMPYLQMSPIDSSICWDDLSWFQSMTRLPIILKGILTKEDAELAVKHNVHGIIVSNHGGRQLDEVPASIDALTEVVASVKGKIEVYLDGGIRTGNDVLKALALGAKCVFLGRPILWGLAYKGEHGVEEVLNILKNEFHTSMTLTDGNQLQCERQTRRTPIRPPPTPQF, from the exons ATGCACGGGAGCAGCTGTCTAAGTCAACTTGGGACTTTATTGAAGGAGGAGCTGATGAGTGCCTCACGCGGGATGACAACATCGCAGCATTTAAAAA CTGCGCAAGCAGCCGGTATCTGTTACATCACCAGCACGTATGCCAGCTGTAGCCTTGAAGACATTGTTGCCACTGCCCCCGGGGGCCTGCGATGGTTCCAACTGTATGTGCACCCAAACAGGCAGCTAAACAAACAGCTGATCCAAAAGGTAGAATCCCTGGGTTTCAAAGCTCTGGTAATCACTGTGGATGTACCCAAAATTGGCAACAGACGACACAACATTACAAACCAAGTGGACTTGATGAAGAACTTACTGCTAAAAGATCTCGGATCACCTGAGAAG GGAAATTTAATGCCTTATCTCCAGATGTCCCCCATCGACTCATCCATTTGCTGGGATGATCTCTCCTGGTTTCAGAGCATGACTCGATTGCCCATCATCCTTAAGGGGATCTTGACAAAAGAGGATGCAGAGTTAGCTGTGAAGCACAATGTCCATGGCATCATTGTTTCCAACCATGGTGGGAGGCAGCTTGATGAGGTTCCTGCTTCT ATCGATGCCTTGACAGAAGTGGTGGCTTCTGTGAAAGGGAAAATTGAAGTGTACCTGGATGGTGGCATCCGAACCGGCAATGATGTGCTGAAGGCTCTGGCCCTCGGGGCTAAATGCGTTTTTCTGGGGAGACCCATCCTATGGGGTCTTGCCTACAAG GGTGAACATGGTGTTGAGGaagttttgaacattttaaaaaacgaaTTCCACACTTCCATGACCCTGACAG